One window from the genome of Leptospira broomii serovar Hurstbridge str. 5399 encodes:
- a CDS encoding metallophosphoesterase, whose protein sequence is MSRIRYIVVSDVHFGAYNSLLTYIEEIKGAPADKRFPVDALKTSPALKDLMECLKTIVTSVNKGGKLPQFILLGDILELALGGMNDAAMTFERFLECAYSTKKPIFSDQILYIPGNHDHHLWETAREKQYVDYIGSLKPRDHIADSWHTTKMVDPDFILSDLLTGILRRNPRLREAKALIAYPNYEIQSKSKNKSIILSHGNFLENIYSLMSSIQRVLLPEMDTGKELRAPTSFWGKLKRSLPFQSKPEPNKPESIYDLERENFAWIDFFWSTLGRSGKVGKGIGLVYDMLQDSKAIGRLSANVSEYLLRNLSILPLIKSIIQHALSFFLQKIILKVGQSERGMSDSVLSDEVIQNLDVYFNTVLPNQWKVETKREFPQKYSFIFGHTHKPFESHSQELGLDSPHIPIYNTGGWVVDTIKEMRSHGGAILLIDDEANIVSFHAYKESNLKPSFHRLKDETNPLYDVLIQKVDLSSGNFKKLSSSFHKEIELRRKMLRTRVEE, encoded by the coding sequence ATGAGTCGAATTCGTTATATAGTAGTTTCTGATGTTCATTTTGGCGCTTACAATAGCCTACTCACGTATATCGAGGAAATAAAAGGAGCTCCCGCGGATAAGCGGTTCCCTGTTGACGCCTTGAAAACTTCCCCAGCTCTCAAAGACCTGATGGAATGTTTAAAAACGATCGTCACTTCAGTTAATAAAGGAGGCAAACTCCCTCAGTTTATCCTATTAGGGGACATTCTGGAATTAGCGTTAGGTGGGATGAACGACGCTGCTATGACCTTCGAACGGTTTTTAGAATGTGCTTACTCGACTAAGAAACCGATTTTTTCCGACCAAATATTATATATACCCGGTAATCACGACCACCATCTCTGGGAAACTGCGAGAGAAAAACAATACGTGGATTACATCGGGTCGTTGAAACCCCGCGACCATATAGCGGATTCATGGCATACCACTAAGATGGTCGACCCGGATTTCATTCTTTCCGATCTACTTACCGGGATACTGCGAAGGAACCCTCGCTTGAGGGAGGCGAAGGCGTTGATTGCTTATCCGAATTACGAAATCCAATCTAAGAGCAAAAATAAATCGATTATACTGAGTCACGGAAATTTCTTAGAAAACATTTATTCATTGATGAGTTCCATCCAAAGAGTTCTTCTCCCCGAGATGGATACCGGTAAAGAGCTACGAGCGCCGACATCCTTTTGGGGAAAGCTTAAAAGGAGCTTACCGTTCCAAAGTAAACCCGAGCCAAATAAACCGGAATCCATCTATGATTTAGAACGCGAAAACTTTGCTTGGATCGATTTCTTTTGGTCCACATTGGGTAGGTCGGGTAAAGTTGGCAAAGGTATCGGATTAGTTTACGATATGCTACAAGATTCGAAAGCGATAGGTCGGCTATCCGCCAATGTATCCGAATATCTACTTCGAAATTTGAGCATTCTTCCGCTGATTAAATCGATCATTCAGCACGCGTTATCTTTCTTTCTTCAAAAGATCATTCTTAAAGTCGGGCAAAGCGAACGCGGAATGTCGGATTCCGTGCTTAGCGACGAAGTCATACAGAATTTGGACGTCTATTTCAATACGGTTCTTCCGAACCAATGGAAGGTGGAGACGAAGCGGGAATTCCCGCAGAAGTATTCTTTTATTTTCGGCCACACTCATAAACCCTTCGAATCCCATTCTCAAGAACTCGGTTTGGATTCTCCCCATATTCCGATTTATAATACCGGGGGCTGGGTAGTCGATACGATTAAAGAAATGCGTTCACATGGTGGAGCAATTCTCTTAATCGACGACGAAGCCAATATCGTTTCGTTTCACGCGTATAAAGAAAGCAATTTGAAACCTTCTTTTCATCGATTGAAGGACGAAACAAATCCTTTATACGATGTGCTTATTCAAAAGGTCGATCTTTCTTCCGGTAATTTTAAAAAACTTTCATCGTCCTTTCATAAGGAAATCGAACTACGTAGAAAGATGTTAAGGACCCGAGTGGAAGAATAA
- a CDS encoding alpha/beta hydrolase, whose protein sequence is MLNKKKKKSPAYASNTPVSLEFTEEMKGYITLSPKSSYQDSYSAGKKEKNYIMFHLTIRITDVAFFVYDPAEKGIAIGWVDCASLGGRLEVVRGDFNCFVDKGTPSQNVKNMQYRLFLKNHQGGEFTLSGHKVVKDDGILNIWNDTSTLYTRIFLGFIDEKSELKAKKIAEGILHIQELDFIKQMTTFRSNGKTFDERKNALIQFGELFAGNLWDVYASHWGKAEPELWREREIPLFTLSGVKHADITTHYVSTEDKLSLSLLRFKKKESKDVVVLMHGLTTSTDMFIMPEHKNLVTYLHEHGFNDVWSFDWRGSLRSNYNLTPHRYNLDDIALYDVPAALRTVRENVGKDKRIHFIVHCVGSISFFMSLFAKKIDGITSVISNSVSITPNVALWSKIKLILAPFFIENVFRFPNVNPRWSYLPGPARGKLFSKFISLFHTECDNSACHMLSLMWGTGWPACYEHANLPSVTHRRVGDLFGATSMNYHRHIRKSIFRKVVVKYKVLDTRYDSLPNNYLEYASEIKTPILFITGDKNKVFKNSNIIAYETLKRLKHDNKNELFIAKGYGHQDTLMGINSDKDIFPKIVGFLKKHSEK, encoded by the coding sequence ATGCTGAACAAAAAGAAAAAAAAATCACCGGCTTATGCAAGCAATACGCCAGTCAGTCTGGAATTTACCGAAGAAATGAAGGGTTATATTACTCTTTCTCCAAAATCATCTTATCAAGATTCATATTCCGCCGGAAAAAAAGAAAAAAACTATATTATGTTTCATTTGACGATCAGAATAACTGATGTCGCATTCTTCGTGTATGATCCTGCAGAAAAGGGAATAGCAATCGGTTGGGTTGATTGTGCATCGTTAGGTGGACGGCTAGAGGTTGTACGAGGCGACTTTAATTGTTTCGTGGATAAAGGCACTCCTTCTCAAAATGTTAAAAATATGCAATATAGGCTCTTTCTTAAAAATCATCAGGGGGGAGAATTCACATTAAGCGGACATAAAGTCGTTAAGGATGATGGAATTTTAAATATTTGGAATGATACATCCACATTATATACAAGAATCTTTCTTGGCTTTATAGACGAAAAATCAGAGTTAAAAGCTAAGAAAATCGCCGAAGGAATTTTGCATATTCAAGAATTGGATTTTATTAAGCAAATGACGACCTTTCGGTCGAACGGAAAAACATTCGATGAAAGAAAAAATGCGCTCATTCAATTCGGTGAACTTTTTGCCGGTAACTTATGGGATGTATATGCTTCTCACTGGGGAAAAGCCGAACCAGAATTATGGAGAGAACGCGAAATCCCTTTATTTACGTTGAGCGGCGTAAAGCATGCGGATATTACAACGCATTATGTTAGCACGGAAGATAAACTCTCATTAAGTCTTCTTAGGTTTAAAAAAAAGGAAAGCAAAGATGTCGTAGTTTTGATGCACGGACTTACAACCTCTACCGACATGTTTATAATGCCTGAACATAAAAACTTGGTTACTTATCTCCACGAGCATGGCTTTAACGATGTTTGGAGTTTCGATTGGCGTGGAAGCCTTCGGTCGAATTATAATTTAACACCTCATCGTTATAACTTGGATGATATCGCTTTATACGACGTCCCTGCTGCGTTGCGTACAGTTCGAGAAAACGTCGGTAAAGATAAGCGCATTCATTTTATAGTTCACTGTGTCGGCTCAATTTCTTTTTTTATGAGTCTCTTTGCGAAGAAAATCGACGGAATTACTAGTGTGATCTCCAACAGTGTTTCAATTACACCTAATGTCGCGCTGTGGTCTAAGATTAAGCTAATATTGGCGCCTTTCTTTATCGAAAACGTTTTTCGCTTTCCCAACGTAAATCCTCGATGGTCTTATTTGCCGGGTCCTGCCAGAGGGAAGCTCTTTTCAAAATTTATTAGTTTGTTTCATACGGAATGCGATAACTCCGCCTGCCATATGCTGAGTTTGATGTGGGGAACAGGGTGGCCGGCATGTTATGAACATGCTAACCTTCCGTCCGTAACTCATCGACGTGTTGGCGATTTATTCGGAGCTACATCTATGAATTATCATAGGCATATTAGAAAATCTATCTTTCGTAAAGTCGTCGTAAAATACAAGGTTCTCGATACTCGTTACGATTCTCTCCCTAACAATTATTTGGAATATGCATCCGAGATAAAAACGCCGATTCTCTTTATCACAGGAGATAAAAATAAGGTTTTTAAGAATTCGAATATAATCGCGTACGAAACCCTTAAAAGGTTAAAACATGATAATAAAAACGAACTCTTTATAGCAAAAGGTTACGGCCATCAAGATACACTTATGGGTATAAACAGTGATAAGGACATATTTCCAAAAATCGTCGGGTTCTTAAAAAAGCATTCCGAAAAATAA
- a CDS encoding sterol desaturase family protein, with translation MRFTCELSWDCVGGFALYQLMMNFVRYYPIAGLAFLVFWVWKKGYFQRFRIQSAFPKKERLIFEIKQSAVTLFMFCAISVTVFTLSRLGYLQRKVYYDFSLYGGWLYAIFTYVVITIWHETWFYWMHRLVHLRSIYPYVHSVHHKSVNPSPLAAYNFHWAEAFLEGVYIVPIICFLPVYFYVVLFHTFYAMIMNIWWHLGYELFPNGWAGHPILKWINTSSHHNMHHQKFHGNYSLYFNFWDRIMGTNFPDYESYYDSVIRKRNDADESEAPLKISTVRGIT, from the coding sequence ATGAGGTTTACTTGTGAGTTGAGCTGGGATTGCGTAGGGGGATTTGCGCTTTATCAGCTGATGATGAATTTTGTTCGCTATTATCCGATTGCAGGCCTAGCTTTCTTAGTATTCTGGGTTTGGAAGAAAGGTTATTTTCAACGTTTTCGTATTCAATCCGCTTTCCCTAAAAAAGAACGCCTTATCTTCGAGATAAAGCAATCGGCGGTGACTCTTTTCATGTTTTGTGCGATCTCCGTGACGGTTTTTACTCTTTCTCGACTTGGTTACCTTCAGAGAAAAGTATATTATGATTTTTCGTTGTATGGAGGATGGCTTTACGCGATTTTCACGTACGTAGTTATTACGATTTGGCACGAGACTTGGTTTTATTGGATGCATCGATTGGTTCATTTGAGATCGATTTATCCTTATGTCCACTCGGTTCATCATAAATCCGTAAATCCTTCCCCTTTGGCCGCTTATAATTTTCATTGGGCGGAGGCATTCTTAGAAGGAGTTTATATCGTTCCGATCATATGCTTTTTGCCCGTGTACTTTTACGTGGTTTTATTTCATACATTTTATGCAATGATCATGAACATTTGGTGGCATCTGGGATACGAACTTTTTCCGAACGGCTGGGCAGGTCATCCGATTCTAAAATGGATCAATACATCCTCGCATCATAACATGCATCACCAAAAATTTCACGGCAACTATAGCTTGTATTTTAATTTTTGGGATAGGATCATGGGAACGAATTTTCCCGACTACGAATCCTATTACGATTCGGTGATTCGAAAAAGGAACGATGCCGACGAATCGGAAGCGCCTCTGAAAATTTCGACGGTAAGAGGAATTACCTGA
- a CDS encoding GMC oxidoreductase — MYEAVIIGSGFGGAITGCRLSKKWGKKVLILERGKRYPKGSFPRSPNAMSKNFWNVPEDPNPFRAKRFRNLRETGLFDIRNYPNMDVVLSAGLGGGSLIYANVFLEPPDHIFDERWPTGSKKKDLVPYYKVVKEVLGSRPIPQDGNPRRKIVRTELYQKFAKASGNESKLANINVFFGNDFKRPLEIGLQEKNKYGAVQTSCTYCAECDIGCNTHSKNTLDLNYLFVAENKYKAEIRTEHLVVKIVPLGNDKTEDPKSTGQYGYRVHYIDLNNSKAHYVDTNRVILSAGTLGTTELLLKCKEEFKTLPAISDRLGKRFSGNGDFLSFVVRGKEPADPNYGPVITQYIDYNLFKNYDSKHAFVLEDASYPVFASYFVEGAIPWFLRIGFFLKMLGEVFKRFLNGKIYGRIGYLLQEMLNGDLSYSSAVLLCMGIDRADGEMYLNKKRKTIQVIWPQKTSMSLYESILNVTKRFAEFTKAESHFPLPTWSWPIRNNVTVHPLGGCVIAATESEGVCSSNLKNFGQVFRYQGLYVADGSLIPTAVGANPSMTISALSERVAEAITGSKSTSKL, encoded by the coding sequence TTGTACGAAGCGGTAATTATCGGTTCAGGATTCGGAGGAGCCATTACAGGATGTAGGCTTTCAAAAAAATGGGGCAAGAAAGTTTTAATACTAGAAAGGGGAAAAAGGTATCCAAAGGGATCGTTCCCACGGTCTCCAAATGCGATGTCGAAAAATTTTTGGAATGTGCCCGAGGACCCGAATCCTTTCCGGGCGAAGCGGTTTCGTAATCTAAGGGAAACAGGGCTTTTTGATATCCGCAATTATCCGAATATGGATGTCGTACTTTCGGCCGGATTGGGCGGTGGATCTTTAATTTACGCGAACGTATTTCTAGAACCTCCGGATCATATTTTTGATGAACGCTGGCCGACCGGAAGTAAAAAGAAGGATTTGGTCCCTTACTATAAGGTTGTCAAGGAAGTACTAGGGTCTAGGCCGATTCCACAAGATGGTAACCCGAGGCGTAAGATTGTTCGGACGGAGCTATATCAAAAATTTGCGAAAGCAAGCGGCAATGAATCTAAACTGGCAAATATTAACGTCTTTTTTGGAAACGATTTTAAGAGACCTTTAGAAATCGGGCTTCAGGAAAAAAATAAGTACGGGGCCGTGCAAACATCTTGTACGTATTGCGCCGAATGCGATATCGGCTGCAATACTCATTCTAAAAATACGCTGGATTTGAACTACCTGTTTGTTGCAGAGAACAAGTATAAGGCTGAGATTCGGACGGAACATTTAGTCGTTAAAATTGTTCCTCTTGGAAATGATAAGACCGAAGATCCTAAATCGACAGGACAGTACGGTTATAGAGTACATTATATCGATTTGAACAACAGCAAGGCACACTATGTAGATACAAATCGAGTAATTCTTTCGGCAGGAACTTTAGGAACGACTGAACTACTATTAAAATGCAAAGAGGAATTTAAAACTCTGCCAGCAATCTCCGATCGCCTAGGGAAAAGATTTTCTGGCAACGGTGATTTTCTTTCCTTTGTTGTAAGAGGGAAAGAACCAGCGGACCCGAATTACGGCCCAGTCATTACTCAGTATATCGACTATAATTTGTTTAAGAATTACGATTCAAAACATGCCTTTGTGTTAGAAGACGCTAGTTATCCTGTGTTTGCCTCTTACTTTGTCGAGGGAGCTATTCCATGGTTTTTAAGAATCGGTTTTTTTTTAAAAATGTTAGGAGAGGTTTTCAAGCGTTTTTTGAATGGAAAAATCTATGGGCGAATCGGGTATCTGTTACAAGAAATGTTAAACGGTGATCTCTCATACTCTTCCGCAGTGTTACTTTGTATGGGGATCGATCGTGCCGACGGTGAAATGTATTTGAATAAAAAGCGGAAAACGATTCAAGTGATCTGGCCGCAAAAGACCAGCATGTCGCTTTACGAATCGATTCTGAATGTGACGAAGCGTTTTGCAGAATTTACGAAAGCGGAATCACATTTCCCGTTACCTACATGGTCTTGGCCAATTAGGAATAATGTAACGGTTCATCCGTTAGGTGGTTGCGTGATCGCGGCAACCGAATCGGAAGGGGTATGTTCTTCGAATCTTAAAAATTTCGGACAAGTTTTTCGTTATCAAGGTCTTTACGTTGCTGACGGCAGCTTAATTCCAACAGCGGTGGGAGCGAATCCCTCAATGACAATTTCCGCATTGTCGGAGCGAGTTGCAGAAGCGATTACAGGATCTAAATCAACTTCGAAACTTTAA